Sequence from the Macaca fascicularis isolate 582-1 chromosome 16, T2T-MFA8v1.1 genome:
TGTAGGTATCTGAGTTTGCTACTCCTGACCCTGACCACATGTCTCTCGCTGTCCCCTACCACCTCAACTTTTCCCTCTTTCCCCAGAGGCTGCCCCCCTGCACCTTTCCTGTCTGTTGCTTGTGACGGATGAGCATGGCACCATCTTGGGCATTGATCTGCTAGTGGATGGAGCCCAGGGAACTGCCAGCTGGGGCTCAGGGACTGAGAACCTGGCTCCTCGGGCCTATGCTCTCCTCTGTCATAGCATGGCCTGTCCCATGGGCTCTGGGGACCCCCGAAAGCCCCAACAGCTTACTGTGGGAGATGCCCGGCTGCATCGGTATAGAAATCTGGTATCTGaggctggggagggctggggcCCTGGATTCCCAAGCACCCCCGCCAGCCTGATTCCGTCTTCCCCCCTATTTAGAGAGCTGGAGAGCTTGGTCCCAAGGCTAGGTGTGAAGTTAGCCAAGACCCCAATGCGGACATGGGGTCCCCGGCCAGGCTTCACCTTTGCTTCCCTTCGCGCTCGAACCTGCCACGTGTGTCACAGGCACAGCTTTGAAGTGAAGTTGACACCCTGGTGAGCAGCCCAAAAGCTGCGGGGAGAGGAAGATCCCAACAGTCAGGCAAATAGAAAGAAAGCAGGGTGGTGGGGGCGCCTAGCAGACAGAAGGAGGGGCAGGGACATGAGAAGATGCAGATGAAACAATACAGGCTATTACAGGCAGTTAGAGGGTGTAAGACAAACAGACCGAGGGACATATGGGCAGCTGCTGGGCAGATGGACAGCAGACAGGGCCCACAGAGGTTAACACTAGGTGCCCACCACCCACTGTGTCCTCAGCCCCCAGTGTAGTGCTGTCTTGTATTGTGGCGAGGCTTGTCTCCGGGCTGACTGGCGGCGGTGCCCAGATGATGTGAGCCACCGATTTTGGTGCCCAAGGCTTGCAACCTTCATGGATCGGGCAGGAGAACTGGCAGCCCTGCCTTTTACCTACACCGCAGGTACCATAAGGAGGTCAGAATGGTTGGGGGAAACTGGGCCCAGGTCTTTGAGACTGGGAATTAGATGTCTGGGAACAGGGTCCTGGAGTTGAAGGCTGAGAGTCTGGGGCTAGAGCCTAGATCCCTGGAACAAGGGCAGGGGCTGGGTGTTTGGGgctggagacagggtctgtgaGGCCAAGGACTGAGTGTCTAGGTCCCTGAGAGAGTGCAGGGATTGGGGGACAGAGATCCAAACACTTACTTGCTTCCCGACTCCACCACTAACTGGCAGTGTGACCTTAAACAAACCACTTTGCTTCCTGAAGCCTCcgtgtcctcatctataaaagagGGATATGAACATACACGTAAAGGCCCATGGAATTGTTACAAGGATTATCTTGGCTTGATATACTGGAGACACTCAGCAATGGTAGTTCCCTGCCTGACTGGAACCAGACTTAGAACCAGAGTCCTTGCGGGAGGCTGGGGAGAGTTCAAGTCTGGGGTTGTAGACCAggcaatggttcacacctgtaatcccagcactttgggaggccaacctaagcccaggagtttgagatcaacctgggcaacatagactctttctctacaaaaaatagaaaaaattagccaggcatggtgcacaCGCTTGTGGTCACaattctcgggaggctgaggtgggagaatcgtttgaggccaagaggtcgagactgcagtgatccatgatcacgccactgcactctagcttgggtgacagagcaagactcaaaaaaaaagtctggggTTCTAGCCCAGCACCTCaactcctccccttctccttctccagaGGTGACCAGTGAAACCTTCAACAAGGAGGCCTTCCTGGCCTCTCGGGGCCTCACTCGTGGCTACTGGACCCAGCTCAGTATGCTGATTCCAGGCCCCGGCTCCTCCAGGCACCCCCGAGGCCACATGCCATCCCTCAGCCTTCGCGGTGGTGCGTGGGGTCTCTCTTCAGGCTTGGGCCCCTTGGCATAGAGGAAAGGACTGGGAAGAAGTTGTCTGGGTCCCAGATAATCCCTCCACATACACACTGACCCCTACCAACAGCACCAGGGCCATTTCAGGCCTTTCCCAGCCCGCAATGGAATCACCCCTACCGACTCCACCCACAGGCCCCGTCCGTATGCAAACCCCCATTCCTCTTACTATGGCTCTCTCAGGGAATACAGCTCCcttggaagaaagaaggagatggGTCAGGTGGGGGtctccctgaccccaggccccTCTTTCTTTCATCCTCTCAGGAGACCCCTACCAGCTTCTCCAGGGGGACGGGCCTGCCCTGATGCCTCCTGTGCCCGCAGATCCACCCCGGGCTCTTTTTGGTGAGCTGGAGGGGCCCTGTGGGAGCTAGGGGTAGGGCCAGGGACTGGAGAACCAGAGCCTAGGTGGCTGTGAAGAAGCGGCCTATTAGACTAGAGGAGGTGGAGCCCCCGGACAGGTCCTCTCGTAAccccctcctcccaggctcatggCAGGATTACTACACATGGCGTGGCCTCAGCTTGGACTCCCCCACAGCTGTGCTTCTCACCTACCCGCTGACCGTGTACTACGTCATCACCCACCTGGTGCCCCAGTCCTGTAAGGAGAgcggagtggggggtggggggaagatgGGGGAGTGAGAATGGCCCACATCCTTAATGCACTGGCTTCTCACCCAGTCCCTGAGCTCAACATCCAAAACAAACAATCACTGAAGATCCACGTGGTGGAGGCCGGGAAGGAGTTTGATCTTGTCATGGTGTTCTGGGTAAGTCACCCCAGGCCCGAAGGTTGGGTATCTTCGTATGGGGGTGGGCACAGGGTAGAACCCAGATCTGTCCTTCTTTCtgtccttcaggagctcttggtCCTGCTCCCCCATGTGGCCCTGGAGCTGCAGTTTGTAGGTGATGGCCTGCCCCCCGAAAGCGACCAGCAGCATTTTACCTTGCAGAGGGTAAGGGCTGAGGGGGCCCTGCTTTTCAGCCCTGACCCCTCCAGTGACCTCCTGGTCGGGCCCTGCCCTTCTGCCTCCCACTCCCCATCTTGCCTGGTGCATCCTCCAGTTCCCTGACTTCCAGTGGCTTTTGCACCCCACTCCTGGCCCCTCAGGACGGCCCCGAGGTGTCTGTCCGTCCTGGTTCTGGCATATCAGCACGGCCCAGCTCTGGCACTAAGGAGAAGGGAGCCCGCAGGGACCTgcagatcaaggtgtcagcaaggccCTACCACCTGCTCCAGGGGCCCAAGCCCGACCTGGTTATTGGTAAGAGCCTAGGTCTCGGGGTAGGCATGTGGGGAAGGTGGGAGAGAAGCCCACCATGGAAGCCAgcttctccctcctctctgtcTGCAGGATTTAACTCCGGGTTTGGTCTCAAGGATACGTGGCTAAGCTCTCTGCCACGGTTACAGGTGGGCAATGGGGGCAAAAGGGAACTTCTCTCCCCTCCTGCCTGGCCCCTCCCCATCTCCTTTTCTGAAAGTCTCTGGGCTCTCCTCTTCACCATCACCCGCTCCACGAATCTGGGGAGCGCCCACGGGTCCCCCtgcctctctctgtgtctgtcgcggtcctccccctcctcccttctgCCCGGTCTGTCCCGGGGCTTTCAGCCCTGTCTGTCATTCTGGCTGCTGGGACGGATCTGGGGAGGGGCCTCTCAGAGCGAGTCTCGCTCCACCCCAGTCCCTCCGAGTGCCAGCCTTCTTCACCGAGAGCAGCGAGTACGGCTGTGTGATGGACGACCAGACCATGGCGGTGGCCACTGGAGGGGGCACCAGCCCTCCCCAGCCCAACCCCTTCCGCTCCCCCTTTCGCCTCAGAGCGGCCGACAACTGCATGCCCTGGTAAGGGCCTGCGACCCTATTTCCTTCCTGACCCTTCACTTCTCTTACTCTCTGGCTCCACATCCACAAAGACC
This genomic interval carries:
- the ZMYND15 gene encoding zinc finger MYND domain-containing protein 15 isoform X3 — its product is MEFVSGYRDEFLDFAALLFGWFRKFVAERGAVGTSLEGRWWQLEAQIRRLPQDPALWVLHVLPNRSVGISLGQGAEPGPGPGLGSARLLGDDPPLHLRDLSPYVSFVSLEDGEEGEEEEEEDEEEEKREEGGAGTEKVEPEEDRELAPSSRESPQETNPPGESEEADREAGGGKDGCREDRVENETRPQKTKGQRSEAAPLHLSCLLLVTDEHGTILGIDLLVDGAQGTASWGSGTENLAPRAYALLCHSMACPMGSGDPRKPQQLTVGDARLHRELESLVPRLGVKLAKTPMRTWGPRPGFTFASLRARTCHVCHRHSFEVKLTPCPQCSAVLYCGEACLRADWRRCPDDVSHRFWCPRLATFMDRAGELAALPFTYTAEVTSETFNKEAFLASRGLTRGYWTQLSMLIPGPGSSRHPRGHMPSLSLRGGDPYQLLQGDGPALMPPVPADPPRALFGSWQDYYTWRGLSLDSPTAVLLTYPLTVYYVITHLVPQSFPELNIQNKQSLKIHVVEAGKEFDLVMVFWELLVLLPHVALELQFVGDGLPPESDQQHFTLQRDGPEVSVRPGSGISARPSSGTKEKGARRDLQIKVSARPYHLLQGPKPDLVIGFNSGFGLKDTWLSSLPRLQSLRVPAFFTESSEYGCVMDDQTMAVATGGGTSPPQPNPFRSPFRLRAADNCMPWYCNAFIFHLVYKPAQGSGTRSAPGPPPPSPTPSAPPALTRRRRGEKKPGRGARRRR
- the ZMYND15 gene encoding zinc finger MYND domain-containing protein 15 isoform X1, encoding MEFVSGYRDEFLDFAALLFGWFRKFVAERGAVGTSLEGRWWQLEAQIRRLPQDPALWVLHVLPNRSVGISLGQGAEPGPGPGLGSARLLGDDPPLHLRDLSPYVSFVSLEDGEEGEEEEEEDEEEEKREEGGAGTEKVEPEEDRELAPSSRESPQETNPPGESEEADREAGGGKDGCREDRVENETRPQKTKGQRSEAAPLHLSCLLLVTDEHGTILGIDLLVDGAQGTASWGSGTENLAPRAYALLCHSMACPMGSGDPRKPQQLTVGDARLHRYRNLVSEAGEGWGPGFPSTPASLIPSSPLFRELESLVPRLGVKLAKTPMRTWGPRPGFTFASLRARTCHVCHRHSFEVKLTPCPQCSAVLYCGEACLRADWRRCPDDVSHRFWCPRLATFMDRAGELAALPFTYTAEVTSETFNKEAFLASRGLTRGYWTQLSMLIPGPGSSRHPRGHMPSLSLRGGDPYQLLQGDGPALMPPVPADPPRALFGSWQDYYTWRGLSLDSPTAVLLTYPLTVYYVITHLVPQSFPELNIQNKQSLKIHVVEAGKEFDLVMVFWELLVLLPHVALELQFVGDGLPPESDQQHFTLQRDGPEVSVRPGSGISARPSSGTKEKGARRDLQIKVSARPYHLLQGPKPDLVIGFNSGFGLKDTWLSSLPRLQSLRVPAFFTESSEYGCVMDDQTMAVATGGGTSPPQPNPFRSPFRLRAADNCMPWYCNAFIFHLVYKPAQGSGTRSAPGPPPPSPTPSAPPALTRRRRGEKKPGRGARRRR
- the ZMYND15 gene encoding zinc finger MYND domain-containing protein 15 isoform X2, which gives rise to MEFVSGYRDEFLDFAALLFGWFRKFVAERGAVGTSLEGRWWQLEAQIRRLPQDPALWVLHVLPNRSVGISLGQGAEPGPGPGLGSARLLGDDPPLHLRDLSPYVSFVSLEDGEEGEEEEEEDEEEEKREEGGAGTEKVEPEEDRELAPSSRESPQETNPPGESEEADREAGGGKDGCREDRVENETRPQKTKGQRSEAAPLHLSCLLLVTDEHGTILGIDLLVDGAQGTASWGSGTENLAPRAYALLCHSMACPMGSGDPRKPQQLTVGDARLHRYRNLVSEAGEGWGPGFPSTPASLIPSSPLFRELESLVPRLGVKLAKTPMRTWGPRPGFTFASLRARTCHVCHRHSFEVKLTPCPQCSAVLYCGEACLRADWRRCPDDVSHRFWCPRLATFMDRAGELAALPFTYTAEVTSETFNKEAFLASRGLTRGYWTQLSMLIPGPGSSRHPRGHMPSLSLRGGSWQDYYTWRGLSLDSPTAVLLTYPLTVYYVITHLVPQSFPELNIQNKQSLKIHVVEAGKEFDLVMVFWELLVLLPHVALELQFVGDGLPPESDQQHFTLQRDGPEVSVRPGSGISARPSSGTKEKGARRDLQIKVSARPYHLLQGPKPDLVIGFNSGFGLKDTWLSSLPRLQSLRVPAFFTESSEYGCVMDDQTMAVATGGGTSPPQPNPFRSPFRLRAADNCMPWYCNAFIFHLVYKPAQGSGTRSAPGPPPPSPTPSAPPALTRRRRGEKKPGRGARRRR